In Candidatus Nomurabacteria bacterium, a genomic segment contains:
- a CDS encoding M23 family metallopeptidase, with the protein MLRRFWLFTQHRAESPRGFSTIWTVVAIVAVIVVVVGLTGLPNAEESVNVDEDVADINTEITDPTTRPSTKVLLAQELSDSSADFQFSAEIPPTWQAEAVKEIAALNIYDPAAAGENTLAQSQIFLRSFTANDFLTLSTVTIHSREELTVVGRPAVRYDIEKKAGVGNFPAQPAWRNQRHMVTDVRVSDDSPSVFYVIAKHPDLDQSVYDRFLESLVVDTAALPTAHLLEPIEQFRDRITLKHFGQYITAQNSPVQPERFSGFHTAVDVEFGDTDDIPIPVRAIGPGEIILSRTASGYGGVFVLRFQWQSETYTAVYGHIAPDSLPRLGAQVLAGQELGYLGKGGTSETDGERKHLHFGIHLGSVTDIAGYVQSEAALTPWVNPLAL; encoded by the coding sequence ATGCTACGTCGATTTTGGTTATTTACGCAGCATAGAGCCGAATCGCCTAGAGGGTTTTCTACCATCTGGACCGTTGTTGCTATAGTTGCAGTTATCGTTGTAGTGGTAGGGTTAACTGGTTTACCAAATGCTGAAGAGTCAGTGAATGTGGATGAGGATGTGGCTGATATAAATACTGAGATCACTGATCCTACAACCCGACCAAGCACTAAAGTCTTACTTGCCCAGGAGCTAAGTGATAGCAGCGCTGATTTTCAGTTTAGCGCAGAGATTCCTCCAACTTGGCAAGCTGAGGCCGTCAAGGAAATTGCCGCACTCAATATTTACGACCCAGCCGCAGCGGGTGAGAACACGTTGGCGCAATCACAAATCTTTTTACGCAGCTTCACTGCCAACGATTTTCTTACGCTTTCCACAGTGACTATTCACTCACGTGAAGAATTAACGGTTGTTGGGCGTCCAGCAGTGCGCTATGACATTGAGAAAAAGGCCGGGGTGGGAAATTTTCCTGCCCAACCAGCTTGGCGTAATCAACGACATATGGTAACTGATGTGCGAGTGAGTGATGATAGCCCCTCGGTTTTTTATGTCATTGCCAAACACCCAGATTTAGATCAGTCCGTGTATGATCGTTTTTTAGAGTCACTTGTCGTTGACACTGCAGCACTTCCGACTGCGCATCTCCTTGAACCAATTGAGCAGTTTCGTGATCGTATAACCTTGAAACATTTTGGTCAGTACATCACTGCGCAAAACTCTCCAGTTCAACCCGAACGATTCAGTGGTTTTCATACTGCTGTTGATGTTGAGTTTGGTGACACCGATGATATTCCTATACCAGTGCGGGCAATTGGGCCCGGGGAAATCATCCTCTCACGCACTGCCTCAGGATACGGCGGTGTTTTTGTTTTACGCTTTCAATGGCAGAGCGAGACCTACACCGCAGTCTATGGACATATTGCGCCAGACAGTTTACCAAGGCTTGGTGCGCAGGTGCTGGCTGGACAAGAGCTCGGATATTTAGGGAAAGGTGGAACAAGCGAAACTGATGGTGAGCGAAAGCATTTGCACTTTGGTATTCACCTAGGGTCTGTGACTGATATTGCTGGCTATGTACAGAGTGAGGCCGCTCTCACTCCTTGGGTTAATCCCTTAGCATTGTAG
- the gatB gene encoding Asp-tRNA(Asn)/Glu-tRNA(Gln) amidotransferase subunit GatB, which produces MATYETIIGLEIHVQLKTKSKLFCACDNTGEGQAPNTTICEICTAQPGTLPVPNQQAIDWSVLAALGLNCKINTESKFDRKHYFYPDLSKGYQISQLDQPIGENGYLDVVEGEQAHRVRIERLHLEEDSAKLLHEPGQEMTQIDFNRAGTPLAEIVTKPDIQTPAQARIFLTELRLLMRYLGVSNADMEKGQLRVDANISLRPEGDTELYPKTEIKNLNSFRSVERALTFEVERQTKLWEAGMPPMQLATRGWEETKNETVEQRTKEEAADYRYFPEPDIPPLHFSAEYLEKIAAAMPELPAARRQRYQSELGFPVEVIERLVTDQHLGKFAEEVVSELRAWMEAENEPGLVWEQEKGKYAKQVANLLVHRYEKLRNEVSNAKDITPENFAEYVKIVQSGAVNAPAAQQLLEEMVKIGGDPSDIVAQKGLGQVSDEGALRDVVQKVLDAHPEKAEEYRKGKIALLKFFLGQAMRETQGRADPKVLEKLLEERLTSA; this is translated from the coding sequence ATGGCTACCTACGAAACAATTATTGGATTAGAAATTCACGTACAGCTAAAAACGAAGAGCAAACTCTTTTGCGCTTGTGATAATACCGGTGAAGGACAAGCCCCCAACACTACTATCTGTGAGATTTGTACTGCGCAGCCAGGTACTCTCCCTGTGCCTAATCAGCAAGCGATTGACTGGTCAGTTTTGGCTGCCCTCGGCCTCAACTGCAAAATAAACACTGAGTCAAAGTTTGACCGTAAACACTATTTTTACCCCGATCTCTCGAAAGGTTATCAAATCTCTCAGTTGGATCAGCCGATTGGGGAGAATGGTTACCTGGATGTGGTTGAGGGCGAGCAAGCGCATCGGGTGCGGATTGAGCGTCTGCATTTAGAAGAGGATTCAGCCAAGCTTTTACACGAACCGGGTCAGGAGATGACGCAAATCGATTTTAATAGAGCAGGCACCCCCTTAGCTGAGATTGTCACCAAGCCGGATATTCAGACCCCAGCTCAAGCGCGCATCTTCTTAACTGAATTACGCTTACTCATGCGTTACCTTGGCGTATCGAATGCTGATATGGAAAAAGGTCAACTGCGTGTTGATGCAAACATTTCATTGCGTCCAGAGGGTGATACTGAGCTCTATCCCAAAACCGAGATTAAAAACCTGAATTCCTTCCGTTCAGTCGAGCGCGCGTTAACTTTTGAAGTCGAGCGTCAGACAAAATTATGGGAGGCAGGCATGCCGCCGATGCAGTTAGCCACTCGCGGTTGGGAAGAGACAAAGAATGAAACAGTCGAGCAGCGTACGAAAGAAGAAGCAGCCGACTACCGCTATTTCCCTGAGCCGGATATTCCACCTCTACATTTTAGCGCTGAGTATCTCGAAAAAATTGCTGCTGCTATGCCCGAGCTTCCGGCTGCACGTCGTCAGCGTTATCAGTCAGAATTAGGCTTCCCGGTCGAAGTGATAGAGCGTTTAGTGACTGACCAGCATTTAGGGAAATTTGCTGAAGAGGTTGTTTCAGAGCTGCGCGCTTGGATGGAAGCAGAGAACGAGCCGGGGCTGGTTTGGGAGCAGGAAAAAGGAAAGTATGCCAAGCAAGTTGCCAATCTGCTTGTGCATCGCTATGAAAAACTTCGCAATGAAGTGTCGAATGCTAAAGATATCACACCAGAGAATTTCGCTGAGTATGTGAAGATTGTGCAATCAGGTGCGGTCAATGCGCCGGCTGCTCAACAACTTCTCGAGGAAATGGTAAAAATTGGTGGCGATCCTTCTGATATTGTCGCGCAGAAAGGTTTAGGGCAGGTGAGCGATGAGGGTGCTTTACGAGACGTGGTGCAAAAAGTGCTCGATGCGCATCCAGAGAAAGCTGAAGAGTATCGCAAAGGTAAAATCGCTTTACTCAAGTTCTTCCTGGGCCAGGCTATGCGAGAGACACAGGGGAGAGCTGACCCTAAAGTCTTAGAAAAGCTTCTTGAAGAACGCTTGACAAGCGCTTAG
- a CDS encoding thymidylate kinase, translating to MKKKQSGKLIVLDGVDGSGKATQAGLLIQRLKKQGYQTALADFPRYDESFFGAMVGQFIQGKFGPTLKVNPYLASLLYALDRWQAKDQLNKWLAQGKVVVCNRYTSSSMMHQAAKFQTALEQKEYLHWLEEMEYHILGVLKPDLTVFLSVPHTIGRKLVRAKGHRNYLGGKAVDSLEKNKRHQQTSWEMAHRLSARFSWKVITCTKNGVMQDREHIAEQVWKTVQEVLK from the coding sequence GTGAAAAAGAAGCAAAGCGGAAAACTGATCGTACTCGACGGGGTGGATGGATCTGGCAAGGCAACGCAAGCTGGTCTCCTTATTCAGCGTCTAAAAAAGCAGGGGTATCAGACTGCCTTAGCTGATTTTCCTCGTTATGATGAAAGTTTCTTTGGGGCCATGGTCGGTCAATTCATTCAGGGCAAATTTGGACCGACACTAAAAGTGAATCCTTATCTTGCCTCACTCTTGTATGCACTTGATCGTTGGCAGGCAAAGGATCAGTTGAATAAATGGTTAGCGCAAGGGAAAGTAGTTGTCTGTAATCGCTATACTTCCTCAAGCATGATGCATCAGGCGGCCAAGTTTCAAACAGCTTTGGAGCAGAAGGAGTATCTCCATTGGTTAGAAGAAATGGAGTATCACATACTTGGAGTGCTCAAGCCTGATCTGACTGTTTTTCTCTCCGTGCCGCATACCATAGGACGTAAGCTCGTACGAGCAAAAGGTCATCGTAATTACCTGGGCGGAAAGGCTGTCGATAGTCTGGAAAAGAATAAACGTCATCAGCAGACGAGTTGGGAAATGGCGCATCGCTTATCAGCACGTTTTTCCTGGAAGGTGATAACGTGTACCAAAAATGGCGTGATGCAGGATCGCGAACATATTGCTGAGCAAGTCTGGAAGACTGTACAAGAAGTGCTAAAATAA
- a CDS encoding FAD-dependent thymidylate synthase has product MPTFTPEEIEVLKKYITDPTGDVFCIKNMPGLVGAAYARYSRARGGFREVLLKEFISEGVVDAEHAEDLIERVLIAYGDDSVGELEGAHISFENISILATKEIEECRIGGSPIEQSTRYVFYDQKDAQGKYKYIVPPELEGSDLANEYTEAMDFLFDTYCRLIEPMKEFYKKRLPLKQAEYDVLGNGNKQHYEELENEKDQKAFKTTYNMDIRTKACDTLRYILPLATTTNVGIFGNGRFHQSMISALLSSHFRETQRLGDAALRELSKIIPVYVRRAKRDEYRTTIEHDMERLVSDLLANVEAETPTEEIHLMDEGEAYIAKHLNGQSDPAALRQAIARYRDTSLLAHILYAYAQHPLSQLMDFVEQLSEEKRKEIIDTYIGQRRTRRDRPYRAFESGYPYTFDLVTDFGSYKDLMRHRMTTQLRQRFSPELGFAMPQDIIEAGFSEEIQACHERSQELYRKLAKQLPQIAQYAALHGSKVRWVIGMNEREAYHLLELRTTPQGHPAYRKVGQEMHKRIQERSAWRAARMSFVDHNSYTSARGDSEAKQRVKERKYEETHGA; this is encoded by the coding sequence ATGCCTACATTCACACCCGAAGAAATCGAAGTGCTCAAAAAGTATATCACCGACCCCACGGGTGATGTTTTTTGTATTAAAAACATGCCTGGTCTGGTTGGAGCAGCCTATGCCCGCTACAGCCGTGCCCGTGGCGGATTTCGAGAAGTACTACTCAAAGAATTTATTAGCGAAGGGGTGGTAGACGCCGAGCATGCGGAAGATCTTATCGAGCGTGTCTTAATTGCCTATGGCGATGATTCAGTTGGCGAATTAGAAGGCGCTCACATCTCTTTTGAAAATATCTCCATACTTGCCACGAAAGAAATTGAAGAATGTCGCATTGGTGGCTCCCCCATCGAGCAATCCACTCGTTATGTTTTCTACGACCAAAAAGATGCGCAGGGAAAATATAAATACATTGTCCCGCCTGAACTAGAAGGAAGCGATTTAGCAAATGAATATACCGAGGCCATGGACTTCCTCTTTGACACCTACTGCCGCCTCATCGAACCCATGAAGGAATTTTATAAGAAGCGATTGCCCCTGAAGCAAGCTGAATATGATGTGCTAGGAAATGGCAATAAGCAGCACTATGAAGAGCTGGAAAATGAAAAAGACCAAAAAGCCTTTAAGACAACTTATAACATGGATATTCGCACAAAGGCCTGCGACACTTTGCGCTATATCCTCCCACTAGCAACGACCACCAACGTCGGTATTTTTGGCAATGGCCGATTCCATCAAAGCATGATCTCTGCTCTACTCTCCAGTCATTTTCGAGAAACCCAAAGGCTGGGCGATGCGGCTTTGCGAGAGCTGAGTAAAATAATTCCGGTCTATGTGCGGCGCGCCAAGCGAGATGAATATCGCACCACGATTGAACATGACATGGAACGCTTAGTAAGCGACTTACTCGCCAATGTGGAGGCAGAAACCCCGACTGAAGAAATACACCTTATGGACGAAGGCGAGGCGTATATTGCGAAACATTTGAACGGCCAAAGCGACCCTGCGGCGCTTCGTCAAGCTATAGCCCGATATCGTGATACTTCCCTCCTGGCCCACATCCTCTATGCCTACGCCCAGCATCCTTTGTCACAGCTAATGGATTTTGTTGAGCAACTTTCAGAAGAAAAACGTAAAGAGATTATTGATACCTACATTGGTCAGCGCCGCACCCGTCGTGACCGCCCTTATCGTGCTTTTGAAAGCGGCTACCCCTACACCTTTGACCTGGTTACCGACTTTGGCAGCTACAAAGATCTCATGCGCCATCGCATGACCACGCAGCTACGTCAGCGCTTCTCGCCTGAGCTGGGCTTTGCCATGCCGCAAGATATTATTGAGGCAGGCTTCAGCGAAGAGATTCAGGCTTGTCATGAGCGCTCACAAGAACTTTATCGCAAGCTAGCCAAGCAACTTCCTCAGATTGCTCAATATGCTGCCCTGCACGGCTCTAAAGTGCGCTGGGTGATTGGGATGAACGAACGAGAGGCCTATCACCTACTTGAACTCCGCACCACTCCACAGGGCCATCCTGCCTATCGTAAAGTCGGCCAGGAGATGCACAAACGTATTCAGGAGCGTTCAGCTTGGCGCGCCGCCCGTATGAGCTTTGTTGACCACAACAGCTACACCTCTGCTCGCGGCGACTCAGAGGCAAAGCAGCGAGTCAAAGAACGCAAATACGAAGAAACGCACGGCGCCTAA
- a CDS encoding AAA family ATPase, translated as MVCISTRPAEIPKPAPKLIGLTGTLAAGKGAVSEYLIQKGYQHYSAREFIRAEIQKRGLAENRDMLVQVGNDLRRQFGPDYVIATMARRGLAESDRVIVESIRVPAEVEAVQKMGGVVIALDADQKLRYERLYKRGLTDTDNVTFAEFVAEEEREMRSDDPHKQNIHRCVAMADYRIENNGGQDELYQKVDTVLKKLEG; from the coding sequence ATGGTATGCATCTCAACTCGTCCGGCAGAAATCCCTAAACCGGCTCCAAAACTCATTGGTTTGACCGGCACGCTGGCAGCTGGTAAAGGTGCTGTTTCGGAGTATCTCATTCAAAAAGGGTATCAACATTACTCAGCACGTGAATTTATTCGCGCCGAAATTCAAAAGCGCGGCTTAGCAGAAAACCGTGATATGTTGGTGCAGGTAGGAAATGATTTGCGGCGGCAGTTTGGTCCTGACTATGTTATCGCCACTATGGCCCGAAGGGGTTTAGCTGAATCTGACCGGGTGATTGTGGAGAGCATCCGCGTGCCAGCTGAAGTGGAGGCAGTGCAAAAAATGGGCGGCGTGGTTATTGCTTTAGATGCTGATCAAAAGCTGCGTTATGAGCGCTTGTATAAGCGGGGATTAACTGATACCGATAACGTCACCTTTGCGGAGTTTGTAGCTGAGGAGGAGCGGGAGATGCGAAGCGATGATCCGCATAAACAGAACATTCATCGCTGTGTTGCAATGGCAGATTATCGGATTGAGAATAATGGAGGGCAGGATGAGCTTTATCAAAAAGTTGATACAGTGTTGAAGAAGCTCGAAGGATAG
- a CDS encoding type II secretion system protein, producing the protein MKNTSGFTLIELLIVIAIIGILSSIVIALNYETVRAKTRDTERVSWLNDFADALVLYYDDNQRYPGQRLGVGGATYTFPAGNNYFHFHYGYTQLDGSCTGNYPNLKFENSASDGFLDILYPDYINITGFFDPLGQEVQDTPYNCRYVVQQSERDVNNVQSYLMHCRIEKSLEYAEGDSGTAPLYFERSGGNPPFCLVDHNTD; encoded by the coding sequence ATGAAAAACACTTCTGGATTTACCTTAATTGAGCTCCTCATTGTTATCGCTATTATTGGCATCCTCTCGAGTATTGTCATTGCACTTAATTACGAAACGGTTCGGGCCAAGACCAGGGATACTGAGCGGGTATCTTGGCTCAATGATTTTGCTGATGCTTTAGTTTTGTACTATGACGACAATCAGCGTTATCCGGGTCAAAGACTCGGAGTGGGCGGTGCAACCTATACCTTTCCAGCCGGGAACAACTATTTTCACTTCCACTATGGTTACACACAGCTGGATGGCAGTTGCACTGGCAATTATCCAAACCTGAAGTTTGAGAATTCTGCCTCAGACGGTTTCCTCGATATTCTCTATCCAGACTACATCAACATCACGGGCTTTTTTGATCCGCTTGGCCAAGAGGTACAAGACACGCCATATAATTGCCGCTATGTGGTGCAGCAATCTGAGCGAGATGTGAATAACGTGCAGTCATATTTAATGCACTGTCGTATTGAAAAGAGCTTAGAGTATGCCGAAGGGGATAGCGGTACTGCGCCACTCTATTTTGAGCGAAGTGGAGGCAACCCCCCATTCTGCCTGGTTGACCATAATACCGATTAA
- the dut gene encoding dUTP diphosphatase, whose product MKVRVQKLHEDAKLPEYAHGEEDAAIDLCTTEAGVIPAGQARGFGTGLAFEIPLGHVGLVWDRSGLAFKHGITILGGMIDPGYRGEIKVMLLNTSGEDYTVEKGERIAQFLIFQSGHVEIEEAAELSATARGEGGFGSTGRS is encoded by the coding sequence ATGAAAGTACGAGTTCAGAAACTGCACGAGGATGCGAAGTTACCAGAGTATGCACATGGTGAAGAAGATGCGGCGATTGATCTCTGCACAACCGAGGCAGGTGTGATTCCTGCTGGACAAGCGCGCGGTTTTGGCACCGGGCTGGCTTTTGAAATTCCCTTAGGTCATGTCGGTCTTGTCTGGGATCGTTCTGGATTGGCATTCAAGCACGGCATTACCATCCTTGGCGGCATGATTGATCCTGGCTATCGCGGTGAAATTAAAGTGATGCTGCTGAATACTAGTGGTGAGGATTACACTGTAGAAAAGGGTGAGCGTATCGCGCAGTTCCTCATATTCCAGTCCGGTCATGTAGAAATTGAGGAAGCAGCCGAGCTCTCAGCTACCGCCCGTGGTGAGGGTGGTTTCGGAAGCACTGGTCGTAGTTAA
- a CDS encoding cytidine/deoxycytidylate deaminase family protein has translation MARPPRENYLSWDECLMQMAHVISQRSKDPSTQTGAVIVNQDNVIVGMGYNGWPRGTEHDFPWDSEGDFLNVKNTYVVHAEENAIYNANQSTKGGILYCLLFPCNECAKTIVQTGIKEVVFESDRNHDRPVWVASRRILDAAGVKYRQYRSQLAKEEK, from the coding sequence ATGGCGCGTCCTCCACGAGAAAACTATCTTTCCTGGGACGAATGCCTGATGCAGATGGCGCATGTGATTAGCCAGCGCTCCAAGGATCCGTCTACCCAGACCGGAGCGGTGATTGTAAATCAAGACAACGTCATCGTCGGTATGGGCTATAATGGCTGGCCGCGGGGGACTGAGCACGATTTCCCTTGGGATAGCGAAGGTGATTTTCTCAACGTGAAAAATACCTATGTGGTCCACGCTGAGGAGAACGCTATCTACAACGCAAATCAGAGCACCAAGGGTGGAATTCTCTACTGCTTACTTTTCCCATGCAATGAATGCGCTAAAACAATAGTGCAAACAGGAATTAAGGAAGTGGTATTTGAGAGCGATCGCAATCACGACCGGCCGGTTTGGGTTGCTTCTCGCCGCATACTTGATGCTGCTGGAGTGAAATATAGACAGTATCGTAGTCAATTAGCTAAAGAGGAAAAATAA
- the rplA gene encoding 50S ribosomal protein L1 yields MSSRSKRYNANNEKIEAAKLYTIDEALQLIKSQASTKFDEGVELHFRLGIDAKKADQIVRGTVQLPHGTGKTLKVAAFVPANMVEEVKAAGADVVGGEELVKEIKTTNKTNFDVAVAHPTLMKALGPIAKTLGQKGLMPNPRNETVTANPAEAVKALKKGKATFRSDTTGNVHQLVGRVSFADAQLRENIDAFVDAVRRAKPSEAKGTFMKSVTLSSSMGPGIKVSLD; encoded by the coding sequence ATGAGCAGTCGATCAAAGCGCTATAACGCTAATAATGAAAAAATTGAAGCAGCCAAGCTTTACACTATTGATGAGGCGCTGCAACTTATTAAAAGCCAAGCATCTACAAAATTTGATGAAGGTGTTGAGCTGCATTTCCGTCTCGGCATTGATGCTAAAAAGGCCGATCAAATTGTCCGTGGTACAGTGCAGTTGCCCCACGGCACTGGCAAGACCTTAAAAGTGGCCGCCTTTGTGCCTGCGAATATGGTAGAAGAGGTAAAAGCAGCTGGTGCGGATGTGGTTGGCGGTGAAGAGCTGGTAAAGGAAATTAAGACCACCAATAAGACAAACTTTGATGTCGCAGTTGCGCATCCAACCTTAATGAAAGCACTTGGTCCAATTGCGAAGACGCTTGGACAAAAAGGTCTCATGCCAAACCCACGCAACGAAACAGTTACTGCAAACCCTGCTGAAGCAGTGAAGGCCTTGAAAAAAGGTAAAGCTACTTTCCGCTCTGACACCACTGGGAATGTGCATCAACTAGTTGGTCGCGTTTCTTTCGCTGACGCACAACTGCGCGAGAATATTGACGCTTTTGTTGACGCAGTACGTCGAGCAAAGCCAAGCGAGGCTAAGGGCACATTCATGAAGTCAGTGACCCTGAGCTCCTCAATGGGGCCGGGCATCAAAGTAAGCCTGGATTAA
- the rplK gene encoding 50S ribosomal protein L11, with protein sequence MAKKLKTQVKVQIPGGQATPAPPVGTALGPHGVNIGDFVKQFNDATRDRMGETTPVVISIYEDRTFDFVLKTPPASVLIIKAAGVPKGSGDQLKNKVGKITKAQVREIAEKKMPDLNARDIEAAMKIIEGTARNMGITIEG encoded by the coding sequence ATGGCAAAGAAACTGAAGACACAAGTAAAGGTACAGATCCCTGGGGGACAAGCTACACCAGCGCCACCAGTCGGTACCGCGCTCGGACCACATGGCGTCAACATTGGCGACTTTGTGAAGCAATTCAATGATGCGACTCGCGATCGGATGGGGGAGACTACCCCGGTAGTCATTTCCATCTACGAAGACCGCACCTTTGACTTTGTATTAAAGACTCCACCGGCCTCTGTCTTAATTATCAAAGCAGCTGGCGTGCCAAAAGGTTCCGGTGATCAGTTAAAAAATAAAGTGGGCAAAATTACCAAAGCACAGGTGCGAGAAATCGCCGAAAAGAAAATGCCTGACCTGAATGCCCGCGATATCGAAGCAGCTATGAAAATCATTGAGGGTACTGCCCGTAACATGGGTATTACCATAGAAGGATAA
- the nusG gene encoding transcription termination/antitermination protein NusG: MPKQTLQMGRRWYVLHTYSGYEENVARNLRQRIESMDMEDKIFSVLIPTENKIRIKNGKRKVVTEKIFPGYVLVEMIVTDDSWYVVRNTPNVTGFVGTGTTPTPISENEVKELQRRMGVEEPKYKIDVGVGSPVRIVDGPFKEFEGKVSEVDEARGKVKVLVSMFGRETPVELDFLQIKKL, translated from the coding sequence ATGCCAAAGCAGACACTGCAAATGGGGCGCCGTTGGTATGTGCTCCACACTTACTCCGGATACGAAGAAAACGTAGCTCGCAACCTGCGACAACGTATCGAATCCATGGATATGGAAGACAAGATTTTTAGCGTCTTGATTCCGACCGAGAACAAAATCCGTATTAAAAACGGTAAACGTAAAGTAGTGACAGAAAAAATCTTCCCAGGATATGTCTTGGTGGAGATGATTGTGACTGACGATTCCTGGTACGTGGTGCGTAACACACCGAATGTAACTGGATTCGTAGGTACTGGTACGACCCCGACCCCAATTTCTGAAAATGAAGTGAAGGAATTGCAACGCCGTATGGGTGTTGAAGAACCGAAGTATAAGATTGACGTGGGTGTGGGTAGTCCGGTCCGGATCGTTGATGGTCCGTTTAAGGAATTTGAAGGTAAAGTTTCTGAGGTCGATGAAGCACGAGGTAAGGTAAAGGTCCTCGTCTCAATGTTCGGCCGTGAAACTCCCGTTGAACTCGACTTTCTCCAGATTAAGAAATTATAA
- the secE gene encoding preprotein translocase subunit SecE, translating to MAFHLVNYIRESRDELKKVVWPTRGETTRHTLMVIAVSLGVAAFLGIVDYTLNFLLETFLT from the coding sequence GTGGCATTTCACCTAGTAAATTACATCCGTGAATCGCGTGACGAGCTAAAAAAGGTCGTCTGGCCGACTCGCGGTGAAACTACCCGCCATACCCTGATGGTTATTGCTGTCAGTCTAGGCGTGGCTGCATTTTTAGGGATTGTCGACTATACTTTAAACTTTCTATTGGAAACTTTCCTAACATAA
- a CDS encoding CDP-archaeol synthase, translating into MESQTAPQRFTWVQTYRAWIRRLWIFRLPNVSPDAISLVGFCLSLFVIPVFSISRAWTIALLIFILFLDWLDGAVARQYQRGSQHGWLVDIGLDRFSEAVIFLPLGVFWAALWCVNTLLSLVGIFFHKSIALPGRFIFLLALLLHVEANPLTLILSSFWLLLPMGVANMFPIFAVKLFPRSNWPVDFGAYFHGQPLFGSHKTYRGILAGVLGAVLTFWLQRFLYLKYTWVQDISLFSYTSQSLSFGALLGFGALAGDLLKSFFKRRVNIAPGQSWFPFDQIDYIVGGIAFGAFVYLPSLSHMFTMLALGFALHLLVTWIGEGTGIRERAT; encoded by the coding sequence ATGGAGAGTCAGACTGCCCCACAGCGATTTACTTGGGTGCAGACATACCGTGCCTGGATTCGCCGGCTCTGGATTTTTCGCTTACCAAATGTTTCGCCCGATGCTATCAGCTTAGTAGGTTTCTGCTTAAGCTTGTTTGTTATACCAGTCTTTAGCATCAGTCGAGCTTGGACTATCGCTCTGCTCATCTTTATCCTCTTTCTCGATTGGCTGGACGGAGCTGTGGCTCGACAGTATCAACGGGGGAGTCAACATGGCTGGCTGGTGGATATTGGCCTTGATCGTTTTTCCGAGGCAGTTATCTTCTTACCACTCGGCGTATTTTGGGCTGCACTCTGGTGTGTGAACACCCTTCTTTCTTTGGTAGGTATTTTCTTTCACAAAAGCATTGCCTTGCCTGGCAGGTTCATCTTTTTACTCGCCCTACTCCTGCATGTTGAGGCAAATCCACTCACGCTCATACTCAGCAGTTTTTGGTTGCTTTTACCCATGGGTGTGGCAAATATGTTTCCCATCTTTGCGGTCAAGCTTTTCCCACGTTCTAATTGGCCAGTTGATTTTGGCGCCTACTTTCATGGCCAGCCTTTGTTCGGCAGCCATAAAACCTACCGAGGGATATTGGCCGGCGTGCTTGGAGCTGTGCTGACATTTTGGCTGCAGCGCTTTCTTTACCTCAAGTATACTTGGGTGCAGGATATTAGCCTTTTTTCTTATACCTCGCAGAGTCTCTCCTTTGGAGCTTTACTCGGCTTCGGGGCTCTAGCTGGCGATCTGCTTAAGAGCTTTTTTAAGCGTCGAGTGAACATTGCCCCAGGTCAGTCCTGGTTTCCCTTTGATCAGATTGATTACATCGTGGGAGGCATAGCCTTTGGCGCTTTTGTGTATCTTCCTTCACTCTCGCACATGTTTACTATGCTGGCCTTAGGTTTTGCCTTACACCTGCTCGTGACATGGATAGGGGAAGGGACTGGCATACGAGAGAGGGCTACTTGA